The genomic stretch ACGCCGTTCAGGAATCGCCGGCGCTGGTATCAGCACGCGGCCGATGTCACCTATCGCGACAAATTCGGCCTTGAGCACATCGGTACCAACCAGCGAAAGCTTGGTTCCGAGCCGGACGGGAGCCGCAGCGCTCGCAGGGTGCGGCACTAACGCGCTTTTGCTCAACACCTGCGCCATCATTCCTCCACGGACCATTTCGTCCCCGTGATCGTTAGGTCAGAAGCACCACCTTCCGAAAGTCCCCCATGCTTCGCGCCCTCCTGATCGGCCTCGTCGCCGGTGCCCGTTCGATGACTCCCCTCGCCATGGTCGCCAATGCCGCGCGCACCGGCACGCTGCCCACCGACAATGGCGCCCCGCGCTGGCTGGGGCATCCGCTGGTGTCGCTCGGTACGATGGCGCTCGCGACCTATGAGCTGGCGGGCGACAAGCAGAAGAGTGCGCCCGACCGGATCATTCCGCCCGCCATCTTCGTGCGCAGCCTGAACGCCGCATTCGCCGGCATGGCGCTGTCCCCGCGCTGCGATCGCATCGCCGGGGCAGCAGTGGCGGGGGCGGCGGCGGTGCTCGCCTCCTACGCCAGCTTCGCGCTGCGGATGCGGGCGATGCGCGACCATGGCCAGACGTCCACCGGCTTCGTCGAGGACGCGATCGTGCTGGCGGCAGCGACTGCGGCAGTCCGCGCGCCTCTGCCGGCCGTCCCCGCGCCGACGCGGGCACTTTCCGAGCCGCAGTAAGCACGCAGCTTCCGGGATGACGCGCGGCCCGCCAGCGGCTATGCGCGCGGCATGACCGAATACCAGTCCGACCTCCTCCGCCTGCTGTCCTCGCGCGGCTATATCCACCAGGTCACCGACGCGAGCGCGCTCGATACGCTTGCGAGCAAGCAGGTCGTGCCCGGCTATATCGGCTTCGATCCGACCGCGCCGTCGCTTC from Sphingomonas hengshuiensis encodes the following:
- a CDS encoding DUF4126 family protein, with translation MLRALLIGLVAGARSMTPLAMVANAARTGTLPTDNGAPRWLGHPLVSLGTMALATYELAGDKQKSAPDRIIPPAIFVRSLNAAFAGMALSPRCDRIAGAAVAGAAAVLASYASFALRMRAMRDHGQTSTGFVEDAIVLAAATAAVRAPLPAVPAPTRALSEPQ